A stretch of DNA from Diospyros lotus cultivar Yz01 chromosome 14, ASM1463336v1, whole genome shotgun sequence:
ATGGGCTTATATATGTCAGTTTGGTTCCAATTGTTGAAGTCAGGTTTTTCTAGATACTTCTAAGTTAGATTAgaatatttgtaatgatatttaGCTGTGGAGGGTTAGTAAAAAGGAATGGATGTCCTTGTTTTATGGAAAGTTTTTTGTAAGGGCTGCTAAAGAGAAAGTTGCAATAGGTATGGCCCCTCTTTAAATCATGGGATTATgtcttttgtgtatatatatcagcaAGTATCAATGAGGCATTATTTAAGTTCTGAAAAACAGGAAAGTGTGCTCCTTCCTTTCTATGCTATAATtctaacaaatggtatcagagctgtcTTCTTGAGGGATCTGTGAGGAAAATTCTGAGAGTGTTTGTGAGGTGAGAGATCAAACACTTGAGAGAGTGAGATGGCTTCCAGCAATTTCCTAGGGACGGGTCCTCCAATGTTTACAAGAGAAAATTATCACATATGGGTGATAAAGATGAAGGCATACCTCAAGGCTTTAAATTTGTGGGATGCAGTGGAAGTAGGAGCAGATCCTCCGCCTTTGCTGCCTAATCCAACAATGACTCAGATTAAGAATCATGAAGAACAGAAAGCTAAACAACCAAAGGCTCTTACATGCATTCATTCAGCACTGTCAGATGTTATCTTCACCAGAATAATGACATGTGAAAGTCCTAAGGAAGCATGGGAAAAGCTAAGATCAGAATTTGAAGGAAGTGACAGGGTAAGGGCTGTTAAACTCCTAACTTTAAAACGTGAATTTGAAATGCTAAGGATGAAAGAAGGTGAAACGGTGAAAGATTATTCTGCTAAGCTCATGGAGCTTGTAAATAAGATAAGGCTGTTTGGAGAGACTTATGAAGATAGTAAGGTGGTAGAAAAAATTCTAATCAGTTTGCCAGCAAGATTTGAGTCCAAGATTTCAGCCATTGAGGAATCTTGTGATCTCAAGACTTTAACAATTGCTGAGTTGATTAGTAAACTACAAGCACAAGAGTAGAGAACAAGTATAAGAGAGGAAGAAGTATCTGAAGGGGCATTTCAAGCCAGGCATAAAGGGAAACAGCCTGCTAAAGACTCAAAACAGCCTACATCAAACAAATGAGGTAAAGGAAAAGGTATTATGGGGTCCAAggaatttggaaaaaatggCAAGTTTCCACCGTGCAACACTTGTCAAAGGACCAATCATCTGGAGAAGGATTGTTGGTACAAAGGAAAACCTCAAATAGAATGCAGGTTTTGCAAAAAGCCTGGTCACATAGAAAGAAATTGTAGGGCCAAGCAAAGTCAATCTCAAGGTCAATCCACACAACAAGCAAATTTTATAGATGAGCAGGAGAATGAATCTGCTAGTCTGTTTATGGCTTTCTAGGAAACACAAAACTCCTATAAGCAGACTTGGTTTATTGATAGTGGCTGCACTAGTCACATGTCCAAAGATGAGCAgattttttccaatttagaTAGGTCTGTGAAGACAAGAGTAAAGCTTGGAAATGGACAGGTGGTTCAAGCAGAAGGAAAGGGTTCAGTGGCAGTAAACACTAAGCAAGGAACTAAATACATTCATGATGTGCTATTTATACCTTGTTTAGCTCAGAATTTATTAAGTGTGGCTCAAATGCTTGCAAATGGGTACTCATTATCATTTAAAGGGAAATTCTGCTATATTTATGATCCTCGTGATTGCTTGATTGCTAAAGTGGTTATGGTTGATAAGGCCTTTCCTTTAAACTGGAATGTTGTTGGTGATAGTGCTAATTTTGCAAAGATAGATGAATCTGTGGTATGGCATAGAAGGTATGGGCACTTTAATTTGGCTGCTTTAAAATATATGCAAGCAAATGATTTAACAAGGGACCTACCTGAAATCCAAGTGATGACTAGTGATGTGTGTGGTTCTTGTCAATTTGGAAAAATGCATAGACAAACATTTCCTGCTAGTGCAACATGGAGAGCTAAGAAGAAATTAGAGTTAGTGCACACAGATGTTTGTGGACCAATGAGCACAGAATCATTAAGTCAAAACAAGTATTTTGTgctctttattgatgatttcactaGAATGACTTGGGTATATTTCTTGAGAAGCAAAGGGGATGTCTTTTCTGTGTTTAAGAAGTTTAAGACTATGGTTGAGACTCAAAGTGGATGCAAGTTGAAGGCTTTGAGATCTGATAATGTGAAGGAGTATACTTCTCATGAATTTGAGAGGTTTTGTGCAAATTTGGGTGTTAGTCATCAACTAACAGTGAGCTACTCACCAAAGCAAAATGGAGTTTCAGAGAGGAAGAACAGAACTATTGTGGAAATGGCAAGGTGCATGATGGTGGAAAAGAATTTGCCTTTGAATTTCTGGGCAGAGGCTATTCATACAACAGTGTATTTACTCAACAGGCTGCCTACTAGATCAGTGGATGGGAAGACTCCAGTGGAAGCTTGGTCAGGGTTAAAACCAACAGCCAAACACTTGAGGACATTTGGTTCAATTTGCTATGTCCATGTGCCCTCTGCAAAGAGAAGCAAGCTAGATCAGAAGGCTGAAGTGGGAATTTTCTTGGGCTATTCATCCATGTCAAAAGGATACAGGATTTATAATATGCAAAGTCAAAAAGTTTATGTGAGCAGGGATGTGGTGATTGATGAGTCTCTACACTGGAATTGGGACAAAGGTCTTGCTGAAAAAGACAAAGTTTTCTTGCAGAAAACTGAAGAGAAATCAAATTCACCATAACTTTCTATTTTGACTTCTAGAATGAATTCTGACAAGGCTGCTGATTCCCCTCCTGATTCTCCTATTCTCAAGACAAAATCATTGTCTGAGGTATATGAGAAATGCAATTATGCAGCCTTGGAGACTTCCTCCTTTGCTGAAGCAGTAAAGTATGAAGAATGGAGATTGGCAATGCAGGAGGAGATTGATatgatagagaaaaataatacttgGCAGCTTGTGAACAGACCTGAAGTAAGAAATGTGATAGGGGTGAAGTGGATTTTCAGGACAAAGTTGAATCCTGATGGCTCTATTTACAAGCACAAGGCTAGACTTGTTGTCAAGCGATATTCACAGCAAGCTGGTGTAGATTATGGTGACACGTTTGCACCAGTTGCAAGGCATGAAACTATAAGGTTGCTATTAGCTTTGGTTGCTAACTTGAAATGGGAAGTGTATCACTTGGATGTAAAGTCAGCATTCTTGAATGGTGAGCTGCAGGAGGAGTTATTTGTTGAGCAACCAGAAAGGTTTCAGGTTTCGAGGATGGAGAACAAGATTTACAAGTTACAAAAGGCTTTGTATGGCCtgaaacaagctcctagagcctGGTACAACAAAGTAGACTCACACCTGCTGCATTGTGGTTTCACAAGAAGTGAAAATGAAGCTACACTCTATGTTAAAAGGTTTGAAACTGGAGAATTGTTAATCTTATctatctatgttgatgatatgttaGTAACTGGAAGTAATTCAAGAAGGAAATGGAAGCTGTATTCGAAATGTCAGACTTGGGGCTTATGACCTACTTTCTAGGGATGGAGATTAGCCAATCATCGACTGGCATCTTCATTTCCCAAAGAAAGTatgcacttgatttgttgaagaAGTTTAATATGGAAAGATGTAAATCTGTTGCTACACCTCTGGCTCAAAATGGAAAGCTGTCAAATGCAGAAAAGGGTGAAGATGTGGATCCTAACCATTATAGAAGTTTGGTGGGAAGCCTCTTGTATTTAACTACTTTAAGACAGATATCATGTTTGCAGCAAGTGTGTTGTCCAGGTATATGCAATCACCTGGTCAGGTTCATTTAGGGGCAGCTAAAAGAGTCCTAAGGTATGTCAAAGGTACTTATGATTCTGGAATTTGGTATACAACAGCAGAAAATGGAAAGCTGTAAGGGTTTTCTGATAGTGACTGGGCAGGATGCCTTGATGACATGAAAAGCACCACTGGTTATGTATTTTCTATGGGTTCAGGAGTTCTTTCATGGGTTTCAAGGAAGCAAGATGTTATTGCTCAGTCAACTGCAGAAGCATAGTACatagctgctgctgctgctgctaacCAAGCCATTTGGTTAAGGAAGGTTTTGGCAGATTTGTTTCAAACTCAACAGGAAGCTACTGTCATTCAAGTTGACAATAAATCAGCCATTTCAATGACTAAAAATCCAGTGCAACATGGGCGTACAAAGCACATAAATGTCAGGTTTCATGCCATCAGGCAAGCTGAAAAAGAAGGTGAAGTGCAGCTGATTCATTGTAGCTCAGAAAACCAACTTGCAGACATTATGACTAAGTCACTTGCAGCTGGAAGGTTTGAAGATTTAAGGGTCAAACTGGGAGTCTCCAAGAAAAATCatgaggaggagtgttgaagTTAGGTTTTTCTAGATACTACTAAGTTAGGTTAgaatatttgtaatgatatttggTTATGGAGAGTTAGTAAAAAGGAATGGATGTCCTTGTTTTATGAAAAGTTTTTTGTAAGGGTTGCTAAAGGGAAAGTTGTAATAGGTATGGCCCCTCCTTAAATCATGGGATTATgtcttttgtgtatatatatcagcaAGTATCAATGAGGCATTATTTAAGTTCTGAAAAACAGGAAAGTGTGTGCTCCTTCCTTTCTATGCTATAATTCTAACACCAATCCTAGCAAGTACCAACCCTTGGCAATCTCTCCTCTCTGGCTGGCTGCTGTTCAGTTTTAAAAACATTGGTTTCTACCTAGTTTTGTTTACTTCTCTTTGGTACTTCTAGAAGTcgcaagctatatatatatatatatatatatatgaagtaaaATCAATCAAACCTAGACAAAGACAAATCTTCCATTAAGTTAAAAATAGATGGTCTCTATATATgagttacatatatataactgtTGGCAAAATCCCTACCTAGTGAAGGTCATTGGTAACCCACCCAAACACCAAACTATATGTTACCAATTCTCTTTCCCGACCAAATCTGGCCTTTAAACCGACAacacaataatatttaattaattgtcataaCAAATCTAATTAATCTCACTTCCACAAAAGTACTGAgacaaacatataaaatgaaaaaaaaaacagcaaaCATATCCGAAAGCCCGACGAGCTCAGGACCATTCCATTGTACACTACTAGGAAGTATCGCATGCTAGCTGCCACTTGTCAAAAGCTTAATCCTGTGCCCGTCAGAAAAgagccccaaaacgacgtcgcaCATCAACCCATGCACAATAGAAGGCTAAATAGcctgaattatatatatatatatatatatacatacacacacacacacaaacgcGACAAACTTGAGAGGTATCATCAAAATGGTAGGGGAAGGACCAGATTGAAGCCAGCATGTAGTAGTTCTATGGTGGTGAAGGTGATGAAGAAAAAAGACCACCGCCACAGCCCCGCCGCCGCCGGCGATCCTGCACTTTTCCGAGGATTTGGGCGGTGAACTACATTTGCACCTCCATAAGATCCCTTCCCTTTCCGTCCAGATCTCCGGACAACCTCTCCTGCCTCTAACAATTGCCTTTTCCCACAGAACCAAGAACCtgaatatatacatgcatacatatatacatataatggCATCTCAATatacatgtgtgtatatatacatatatagatagatagatagtgGGAAAATGAGGCGAAGAGACAAGCCATGTGGCTGAGCTTCTTACCATCATCATTCACTTGCTGCGAGGGGGGGAAATCCTTGGCTGTAGCCGTGGAAAGTGTTTCATCATCAAGAGCCAAGCTTGAAAGGGCTTGAGCACAAAAGAATATGACAAACGGCATTAACCCAAcaaattttctcttcattttcccAGGAAACTGTAGGAGGAGAGGGATGTGCCCTGTTTGGCTTGCTGAGAGATCACTAAATGGAGCTTGCAATTACTTCTTACGCAGAGACagggaaagaaaatattaaaaggTTGCTTCTTTGAAGAAAGAATCCAAAAGGATTGGTGGCTCCCATTATGACAGCCAGGGCAAATCCTCAAGGGCCAATTCTTTATAGAATTAGCCCCTCataaacctctctctctctttctctctctctctctctctctatgtatatttattgtaATGTGGagtgatatatatgtatgtgtgtataatTACAGGAGGCTGTGTAGTATCAGGCATAAAGAACATGATACTACACTGGATTTAACAGATGAGAGATTGTGTTTGGTTCTTCTTGACGTTATTCACTTAAAAATCAAGCTAATAGACAGGTGGCAGGGATCAGTGTTCTCAAATCCATGTTTAAAGTGGCTTTGAGCTggttgttctttctcatttccaTGGCATGAAAAGACCATGTCATGTCTTCTGATTCACTTAACTATATAAAGATCTCatgatttgttattataaaattatcattattatatttcataaaaaattataaaaatattcatttgaGAGTATA
This window harbors:
- the LOC127790556 gene encoding uncharacterized protein LOC127790556, translated to MKRKFVGLMPFVIFFCAQALSSLALDDETLSTATAKDFPPSQQVNDDGSWFCGKRQLLEAGEVVRRSGRKGKGSYGGANVVHRPNPRKSAGSPAAAGLWRWSFFFITFTTIELLHAGFNLVLPLPF